In Lysinibacillus sp. FSL M8-0337, the following proteins share a genomic window:
- a CDS encoding type Z 30S ribosomal protein S14, producing the protein MAKKSMIVKQQRKQKFKVQEYTRCERCGRPHSVYRKFKLCRICFRELAYKGQIPGVKKASW; encoded by the coding sequence GTGGCTAAAAAATCTATGATCGTTAAACAACAACGTAAGCAAAAGTTTAAAGTGCAAGAATATACACGTTGTGAACGCTGTGGTCGTCCACACTCAGTATATCGCAAATTCAAACTTTGCCGTATTTGTTTCCGAGAACTTGCATATAAGGGACAAATTCCTGGCGTTAAAAAAGCCAGCTGGTAA